The Pirellulales bacterium genomic sequence ACGCTTCGGGCTACAATGCGTTCGCCGGTGGCGCTGACCGCGGTGCGGGCGATGATGAATTTCGAATGAAGGCGCCAACGTAGTAGGCACACTCCGTGTGCCGTTTGCGCTTCGCGGCGGGTTGGGCACAGAGCGGGGCAGACGGCACACGGAGTGTGCCTGCTACGTTGGGTGCGGCCTTGCGGCCGGGATTGTGATCGGGCAGAAGCAGGTGTTGGGAAACCGTTTCGGTTGTCTGCGGCCCGTTTGCGGTCCAATCGGCTGGCCGCTAAAATGCCGCGATGAATCGCGCTAAGAATCTTGTGGTGGCCCAGAGCGGGGGGCCCAGCCCGGTCATCAACAACAGCCTGCGAGGCATCGTCGAAACGGCACGCGAGCTGACCGAAATCGGCACTGTCTACGGCGCGCGGCATGGTATCGAAGGGGTGCTCAAGGAAGAGCTGCTGGATTTGTCGGCTCAGCCTGCCGAGGAAATTGCGCTGCTCCGCTGCACGCCCGCGGCCGGTTCGATCGGCACCTGCCGCTATAAGCTCAAGCCGGACCAGACCGAAGATTTCGAACGCGTGATCGAAGTATTTCGTGCTCACGACGTGGGCTATTTTCTCTACATCGGCGGCAACGACTCGATGGACACCGCCCATCAGATGGCGGCATTGGCCCGGCAGCGTGGGCTGGAATTGGTCGCGGTCGGAGTGCCGAAAACGATCGACAACGACGTCGGCGATAGCCAATTCAAGCTGATCGACCACACGCCCGGCTATGGTTCGGTGGCCAAGTATTGGATGCACATGGTGCAAAACGCCAACGAGGAAAACGCCGGCTCTTCGCCGGCCGATCCAGTGTTGGTGTTGCAGGCGATGGGGCGGCGAATCGGATTTATTCCGGCCGCGGCCCGGCTTGCCGATCCCGAGCGGGAAATGCCGTTGCAGATCTATCTCGCCGAGTCGCCCTGTTCGCTCGAGCAATTGGCCGACCAGGTGAACGACGAGTTGCGGCGCTCCGGCCGGGCGATCGTGGTGATCAGCGAGGGATTCGATCTCGGCAGCGTCGGCGAGGTGCGCGATTCGTTTGGGCATGTTGCGTTCAGCTCCAGTCAAACGACGGTCTGCCAGATCGTGGTCAATCATCTGAATCGCGTCGGCCTGGCGTGCAAAGGAGCGGCGCGGGGCAATGTTTCGGGAACCGATCAACGGCACGCGATGGCCCTGGCCTCGACGGTGGATTTGGAAGAGGCCTATCGGAGCGGGCAAACGGCTGCACTTTTGGCGGCTCGCGGCGAAAGCGGCTTCATGGCAACGATTCTGCGGGAAGCGGGCCCGGTCTACGGCGTGCGCTACGATCGCGTGCCGCTGGAGCAAGTGGCGGCTAGCGAGCGAAGTTTTCCCGCGCGGTGGATCGCGCCCGGCGGCTTTGACGTTGCGGATGAATTTGTTCGCTATGCTCGGCCGCTGGTGGGCGAGGATATGGTCAGCCTTCCGCTTCTAGGGGGCCGGCAGCGTTTGGCCCGGATGCAGCCGATCTTCGCCCGACAGATGCTGCCAAAATACGTCCCGCAGTCGGATCGAGGTTAAATCCATGGATGGGATTTTCGGGTTGTATTGTCAGGCAAAATGCCAGTCGCAGTTGCCTAAATGCGCGGCAGGCGCCCCCGAGTCGCCGGGCCTGTCGAATTACCACAGCGTTTCATAACATGTTCTTCATACACAGCTTGCGACCGATGAACGCTCTCGCATGCGGATGCCGGCATAAAAAATGCTAGTTCCGGCAGTCTTTAACGGCCTGCGCGCCGGCGCAGCACTGTTCTTTTTCTCTAACCAGGCGGACCACAACATATGAGCGGTAGCACAGCACGAATGCAAGCGATTGCGGCGGTCACCAATTACAAGCCCATTTCGACGCCGATGAATTTCTCCGAAACTCCGTCGGGCGAACTCTATGGGGCGAATGTCTTCGGCTTGGCCGAGATGGCCAAGCGGCTTCCGAAGCCGGTGTTCAAGTCGTTGAAGCGCACGATCGAGCGCGGCGAAAAGCTCGATAGCAGCGCGGCCGACATCGTGGCCGAAGCGATGAAATCGTGGGCCATTGAAAAGGGCGCCACGCACTATGCCCACGTCTTCTTCCCGCTCACCGGTCTGACCGCCGAAAAGCACGATTGCTTCCTGTCGCCCGACGGCCATGGCGGAGCCATTCCCGAGTTTTCGGGAAAGGCCCTGATCCAGGGCGAGCCGGATGCTTCGAGCTTTCCCTCGGGCGGCATCCGGGCCACGTTCGAGGCCCGCGGTTATACGGCCTGGGATGTCACCAGCCCGGCCTATATCCTCGAAAACCCCAACGGCACGACGCTGTGCATTCCGACCGCGTTCGTTTCTTGGACGGGCGAAGCGCTCGACAAGAAAACGCCCGTGCTCCGTTCGATGCAGGCCCTGAACATCCAGGCGCAGCGGATTCTCAAACTATTCGGCCACACCGACGGCGCGATGGTTTCGTCGACGGCCGGCCCGGAGCAAGAATACTTCTTGATCGACCGGAATTTCTTCTTTGCTCGGCCCGACCTGTTGACCGCCGGCCGGACGCTGTTCGGCGCCAAGCCGCCGAAGGGGCAAGAGTTCGAAGATCATTATTTCGGCGCGATCCCGGAACGTGTTCTGGCGTTCATGCTCGAAGCCGAGCGTGAGTTGTTCAAGCTCGGAATTCCGATCAAGACGCGGCACAACGAAGTGGCCCCGGCGCAGTATGAGATCGCTCCGGTGTTTGAAACTTCGAACCTCGCCACCGACCATCAGCAGCTCGTGGGCATCACGCTCCGCCGCGTGGCCGAGAAGTATGGCATGTCTTGCCTGTTGCATGAAAAGCCGTTTGCCGGCGTCAACGGGTCCGGCAAGCACGTCAACTTTTCGCTCGGCAGCGCGACGCAAGGCAACTTGCTCGACCCGGGCGACACGCCCCACGCAAACATGCAGTTCCTCGTGTTCTGCGCGGCAGTGATTCGTGCCGTGCACAAGTTTTCGCCGCTATTGCGGGCGGTCGTGGCCCATGCCGGAAACGATCATCGCTTGGGAGCCAACGAAGCGCCCCCGGCGATCATTTCGATCTTCCTCGGCGAGCAGTTGACCGACATCTTCGAGCAGATCAAGGCGGGCGGCGCCACTTCGTCCAAGGGCAAGGGAATGATGACGATCGGCGCCGATATTCTCCCGCCGTTGCCGAAAGACGCGGGCGACAGAAACCGCACGAGTCCCTTTGCCTTCACCGGCAATCGGTTTGAATTCCGCGCCGTGGGATCGAGTCAATCGATCGCCGGGCCGCTCGTGGCAATGAACACAATCGTGGCCGAGTCGCTCGACTACATCGCCACCGAGCTGGAAAAGGCCACCGGCGGCAATCCCGGAAAGCTGCCGGGCGCCGTGCAAACGCTGCTCAAAGACATCATCGAGAAGCATGGCGCGGTGGTCTACAACGGTGACGGCTATTCGGAAGCCTGGCACCAGGAAGCCGAGAAGCGCGGTTTGCCGAACATGAAGACCACCGTCGATGCCTTGCCCGTGCTCGGCAGCCCGGAAGTCATCGCGCTATTCGAGAAATACAAAGTGCTCAACAAGCGCGAAGTCACCAGCCGAATGGACATCTACTTCGAGCAGTATTGCAAGACAGTGAACGTCGAAAGCAAGCTGGTCGTCGAAATGTCCAAAACGCTCATCTTTCCGGCAGCGATTCGTTATCAAAGCGAATTGGCCACGACTTGTGCCCATTTGAAGGCCGTCGGCTATTCGTTCGACACCGACACGCTCGACAAGGTGACCTCGCTGGTCAAGGAGCTTCAAGACGCCACTGTCGCGCTGGAAAAGACAATGGAGCACCACGGCGGGCATGGGGTTGTCGAGGAAGCCAAGCACTATTGCCACGAGGTGTTGCCGGCGATGGCCGCGGTCCGCAAAGTGGCCGATGAATTGGAAGGCATCGTGGCCGACGACTTGTGGCCGTTGCCGACCTACCAGGAAATGCTGTTCATCAAATAAGAGAGCGCGAGGCGCCGGCGATCGATCGTCCTTCTTCTTGAACGCCGCGCGACGGTTGGATTGGCCGTCGCGCGGCGTTTTTTCTTGGTGATTCGGCCGTGCGCCACCTGCCCAGCGAAGTCGGCCGTGCGCCACTGGCCAGCGAAGTCGGCCAGTGCGAGCGCCGCTGGACTCGGCCATATTCTCATGCATCTTGCCGTTTGGCGTGTGTTTGCGCGTCGGAGGCCTCCGAGCCGGAACGTCAACTCGCCCCGGCCGGCACTGGCCGACTGCACTGGCCAGTGGCACACCAATCGGCCGGCTAGGCCCCAGCCAGCCAGCCATTGCCACACCAACGAGCAAGCACACTCATGGCGCGGATCGATGGCACGATTGCCGAACGCCACCGCCAGGAGGGTCAAACCACGCGGGGGCGTTTTCACGCATTCGCCGCGACTTCGGCATCGGCAATTGCTTCGGGTTTGAATAGATCGTGCTGCTGCGGCGGGGTCGGCTTCGGGAAGACAAAGCGGGCGATGCGGCGGAAAATCGCCTGCAACAGCCGATTCGGCGATTTCAGATAGAGAAATCTCGGCTGTTGAACGCAGCCGATGCGGGCTTTGAAATCGTCGGCCGCCTGGCCGACGAAAATATCGGTCGCCCCCTTTTGCAGCGCCACGTCGATGCCGCGGAGCATCGTGTTGAAATAGAGATCGGTCTCGGCGTTCAGCGAATAATCGACGCCGATGAACAAGCTGCGATACGCTCCGCCGCGCGTCAGCCCCCAACCAAACGCCACGATCCGCTCGTTCTGGCGGATCACGCTCAGCGACACCTCGCCGGGCAATTGCCGCGCCAGTTGCCGGAAGAACTCTGCCGGCAGGATTTCGAGCTTGCTTTCCGCGCGATCGACCACCGCATTGTAGAGCTGGTGCAGGTCGTCGGTGTACAGCGTCAGAATCCCTTGCGGATCGACAAGCGTTTCGAGTTGAAGGCCGGCGGCGTCGAATTTCCGCAGCGATTTCTTGATCTTATAGCGATAGTGGGAGCGCAGCGCGCGGCAATACTCGTCGAGCGACGAAAAACGGGGTGCGAAATGGTTCATCGGCAGGCTGTCGGCCAGCACGTAGCCGTGCTGCTTGAGCGATTCGAGCTGCGCGAGGTCCGATCTTTCGAATTCCTTGGCGACGATAAACCAAACCCGCTCTTGCCGCGCCAGCCGGCGCATCGTGTCGTCGAGCGCCGCAATCGCCAGTGCAGCATCGGCTTCGGGATGAAGGCGCAGATGTTTTTGCCCCGCCGATACCGGCAAGCCGCAGAAGAGCACTTTCAACCGTGCGTAGCCGGGCCACCATCGTCGTATGGCCTCGGCCCATCGCTTCAGCGTCGGCCCGGCCAAAACGGCCCCATCGACGCGAAAGACACACAGTGCCGCGGCAGCCATCGGCCGGCCATCGGCATCGCGCATCAAAACGTAAAAAAACTTTCCGTCCGCCGACATCGATTGCTCGACCGCGGCAAGCAGCCGGCGATCCATGAATGGATCGACCGGGTCCGCGCACAGCGAATCCCATTCGTGCGATGGCACTTCGCTGATGGCCTGATACAGCGAGGCGGTGTAGCTCATGCGTCGGTTCCATGCTTCGCCGCCGCGGGCGCACGATTGAAGATATGTTTCGGTTCGTGAAGTTTCACTCGGGGAAAGAGCACCTTGGCGAACCAGCGAAGCGGCCAGCGGAGCCAGTTCGTGGCGGCGACGTACATATAGTTCCGCCGCTGCCGGCAACCAAGGCGGGCTTTGAAATCCTCGGAATTCGCGCCGAACTCGATCCGCTCCGTCTGGGCATCAAGAATTTCGCGAAGATAGGCGTAGAACAAATTGTAATAGATGAAGCCCTCGGCATTTCGCTCGTAGTCGACGCCGAGAAACAAGCTCGAAGGGGAACGCGGCGTGAGAATCGCGGAAACGAAACCAATAATCCGTTCCCCGTCATACGCAAGCATCAACAAAAACTCTTCTGAAAACCTCCGCGCGATCTCGCGAAAAAACTCAGGCGGCAATACTTCGAGCTTCATTTGCGAGCGATTGACCACCGCTTCATAAAGCCGATGGACCTCATCGGTGTATCGCTCCGCGGCCATGCCGGGTTCGACGACTTCAATGCGAAAACCGGCCGCCTGGAATTTTTGCTGGTTCCGAATAATTTCTTTTCGATAGCGGCTGCGCATCGCGGCCAACCAGCCGTCGAAGTTGGCGAAGTTGCAATCCAATGTGCTGACCGCGGTGCTCTCGACGCCGAGATAGCCGAGCGCGGAGAGCTCTGCCGAATCGTGAAAAGTTTTCTCATCGAATTCTTTGAAAATCAAGATCTTGGCGCGATGCTCTTTGGCGAGCGTTCGCATTTGCCGGTCGATCAGCCGCACTACTTGCGGCCGATCGGCGTCGGCGGCAAACACAAGATGGCCTTGGTTTGCCGACACGGGCAAACCGCAAAATAGAACGTTGAACCGCAAATAGTTCGGACAAACGCGGCGGATCCGTTCGGTGAGCCGCTTCGACCAATCCGCGGCGACGATCGCCGCGTCGGCTGGGAACAACGACAGGCATGCGGCAGCGACCGGCCGAGCGCCGGCGTAGACCAAAAGCGACCAGCATTTCCCTCCCCCCGGCCGGCTCGCTTCCACCGCGCCCACGAATCGGCGGTCCATGAATCCGGCACAGTTCACATCGCGCAATGAATCCCAATCGGCCGCATTCAATTCGCTTACATGCTCGGCGATTTCGAGCCGATACGCCTCGCGCGCGGCGCTCGGTTCCGCCGGAATCGTGAGAAGAGAAGTACTCATGGGAGGGCAGCCGAGCGAATTCGAAACGAATGCGACAAGGCGCGCACGCCTCGTCCGCCTAAAATTTCCATCCTATCAATGCTAAAAGCGGCATGCAGGGATGTCAAACTGCGGAGTTTGCGCCCATCAAAGCGATCGTCGGTAGTGGGGCGGCAAATCATCGGGCAAATCGCTTTGGCCATCCCAAACTCCAGCGTTGGCGCAACACAAGCCCGAAGCGTAAGCGAGGGAGCGCTCCGTTGCGGGATCGCCGTCACGAACGCATTCATCCAATGTGCATGCGGCTTTGCCGCCTGCCGCGAGACGATGCCGCGAGACGATGCCGCCGTTGCGGCGCTTCCTCGCTAACGCTTCGGGTTTGTGTTGCGTCACATCGAAGATCGTGTGCCGGTCGTGGGGCGGCAAATCATCGGGCGAATCGCTTTGGCCAGGGAAAGAAGATCCGGCTGTGCGTGTCACGGATCGCCGGCGCCGGATCGCGAGAATTTGCCGTCGAGATCGTGTTCGATGGCCGCGCCGCGCGACGTGATGGCGGCCGGCTGGGCGCCGGCGTCGGAATCAGGCGTGCTGGCGGCCGCAGAGGCCGTGGCCGCGCTGCCGGAATTCGAACGGCTGTCGATCGTGTTGGCGGCCGTTTGCTTCGGCTGCTGTTGCGACGAACTAACGCAGCCGGCGCCGAGCAGGCAAGCCAACGATAGCAGCAATCGACCGCTTCCGGCCGACGCATTCAATGCCTTTGCGAATGAGCGCATGGAAAGGATTGCAAGGAGCCAGAAGTGTGTTCTAGCGGAAAGCGTGCCCAGTTAAGGCGCACCGATAAGACCGCACGATGAGGGGTGACACGTTCTCAAAATGAGCCTGCCGTGTCCAGATCAAATCTCGCTTTTTTACCGGCCACCGACGGTTCGGCTGGTATGCGGCGCGACGCAACACAGGGCCGCACTATGTCGCGCCCCTCGATTCGGTGCGCGCGAGTTGGGCTGTCGCACCAACGGTTTCGTCGAAGAAAGTGTCGCGGTCGCGAATGATGGCCTGGGGCAAGAGCGCTTCGCTTTGCGTGGCCACGCCGTTGTGCTTGCGCATTCCGGTGCCGATTGCCAACACCTCCACTAGCCCGCTGCTCAATTCGTTGATGAAAATCTTCACGCCGATCACGGCTTCGATGTTCAGTTCGGCCGCTTCGCGATGGATATGGGCAAGGCAATTTTCGCGGGCCTCGTATACCAGCCGGGTCATCGACGTCACCTCGCCGCGCGACAGCGAACTGAAAAAGGCCTTGATTCCGCCCGAGAAACCGAGGGAATAGACGGACGAGCCGAGCAATAGCCGCACCGGCGCATAGCCGAGTTGCGTGAGGTTCCACAGCTCTTCGCCGGTGAGTTCCGAAGTGGCGGGGATGGGCGCCGCGCCGAGCGCTGGATTGTGCGACGCGGTGCCGACCATCAACATCTCCTTCACGCCGGAGCCGAACGACATGATCCGCGTCGTCACATCGACGACGGCGTTCGCTCCGCGGCTGGCGGCTTCGGCCTCCAAGCGTTGCAGAGCGAGATGCCGGGTGTGATTGTACATGTCGGAATATTCTTTCACTTCGCCGCCGGCCATGGCCCGCAGCGCCCCGGTCAGTCCGCGGCCGACTCCCATCGCGAAGGCCACATTGCCGATCACGAAATGCCGCGGCGAATATCCGGCGTCGATCTGGCAATACAAATCCTGCCCGGAACAAGCGGTCGTGAAAAACGGAGCTTTTGCATCGACGCCGTGCACCGTCGAGCCGACGGCGAGAAACTCATGCATGCCGCCGACTCGCGTCAGTTGCGAAGTGACGCCCGTGGCGCCGCTTGCTTTCGCGGTTTGAGCTTCTTCTTCCAGGCGGCGAATCGCGGCATGGCGGCCATCGGAGATCAATTCCGACAGCGATTGAATTTCGCCGCCGGCGAGCGTGCGCATGCCGCTGGTAAAGCCGCGCAGGGCGCCGAGCGAATAAACGCTGTTGCCGACGAGGATGGCGCCGGGCGCAAGCCCTTTTTTTGCCAAGCAATACAATTCATTGCCGGATAATCCACTGACGATCATTGCGTTTCTCCAGGGATTGCAGCCGATCGATTTTTCATCATGCCGCCAAGGATCGATCGAAAGATAACTTCCACTTTTTTGAAACCCCTCACCCTGCCCTCTCCCGCACGGGGAGAGGGTGCAAGGAAGAAGTTATTTTTCGGTCGCCCCCAAGCTCCGCAAGCACATCCGCGTCGGTCTCGATCGGCAATCGCCGGGCGATCGCCTCGGCCGCCGCCGGTTCCGGATATTGCCGCAGCGCCCACGCGCAAGCGCCGCGCACCAGCGGCTCCCCATCGTTCAACCCGCGCACGAGCGCCGCGATCGCCGGCGCATGCGGCCGATTGCCCAACACGATTGCCGCGTTGCGCAACAAGCCGCGGCGTTTGGCTCGCCACAGCGGTGTATGGCGAAAGCGGCGCCGAAACGACTCGTCGTCCAACTCGAACAGCTCGGCCAACCGAACCGGATTCATTCCCTCGATCGGTTGAAACGCCGGTTCGCCCGACGACTCCCTTGTCCGCGTCTCATGTTGGTTCCAGGGGCATACTTCCTGACACACGTCGCAACCGAACAGCCAATCGCCGATTCCGGGTCGCAACTCCGCCGGGATCGGACCGCGCAACTCGATCGTCAGATAGCTTAGGCAGCGCCGCGCATCGAGCACAAACGGTGCGACAAACGCGCCGGTTGGACATGCGTCGAGGCAAGCCCGGCATGTGCCACAATGGTCGGCCGAGTGTGGGCTATCGTACTGCAATTCCAGGTCGGTTAGCAGGGCGGCGAGAAAAAACCAGCTTCCGATCTGTTTGTTGAGCAGCAACGTGTTTTTGCCGATCCAGCCGAGGCCCGCCATTCGAGCGAATTCGCTTTCCAAGAGCGGCGCCGTGTCGACCACTCCGCGCACTTTTGCCGCCGGGCATCGGGCACGCAGAAAATCCCCGAGCGAATCGAGCCGATCGCGGATCAATTCGTGGTAGTCGGCCCCCCAAGCGTAGCGCGAGACACGGGCTGCGCCGGCGTCGGGCGAAACCGGCTCCGACGTGCGATAGACCATCGCCAGCATGAGCACGCTCCGCACGCCGTCGAGAACCGAGCGGGGATTTTCATACGCGGCCGCACGATCGACCAGATAGTGCATCTCGCCGGCATATCCGGCAGCAAGCCAATCGGCAAACCGTTCGCTGCCCGGCGGTGCAATCGCCGGGCAAGCGCCAGCCAGTGCGAATCCCAACCGCTGGGCTTCGCTCTTCAATTCGGCGCTGAGCAGACTCGGATCGTCGGCATTCATGGGGTTTCGGGCCCGTTTGCCCGAAGCGTTGTCGAGGGCCGGGCCGTTGTAAAGCAAAATTTGACCCGGAATTGTCGGCTGTTTACTGTAGAGAAGCGAAGCACTGATTTTGGAGGCCAAGTCGTGCGGCGATTTTTCGTTTTACTGCCCGTTACTGCCCGCTTTGAGGTGACACCATGAACACGATCAAGAACAGTTTGAAGCGGCTTCCATGGAAGGCATTGTGCGGCGCGTGCGCCATTTGGGCAACGGCAGGCCTCGCGGCCCATGCCGCTCCGCCTGGGCGCGGCGGCCACGGTACGCACGGCGGAATCAACCGCGGAATCAACCGCGGAATCTCCAACAACCGCTTTGGCGGCCCCTACGGTGGCTACGGCTACAACGGCGTGGGAACCGGTTGGGGCGTCGGCGTCGGCGGAGTGCTCGGAGTCGATCTGAACGGCGACGAAAACCAGATCCCCTATTTCGCCGCCCATCCGCCGGTCTACTACAGTTATCCGATCGCCCGGCCGTATGGCGATAGCCCATTTCCCTATCCGCCAGGCTTGTTCATTCCAGCGGCGAGCGAAGGGGGACCGCAAACGATCGTCAACCCATTCGCCCAGCCGGGCAGTGCTGCGCCGTCGAATTCGACACCGACCCCACCCGCGCCATCCAAGGCTTCACCGGCCACTCCGGCGCCGAGCAGCGTAAAACCGACTGCCGGCCGCACCGCATCGTTAACGGCGGAGGCGAGCCGCTCGGTCGAATCGCTTCCAAGTCCGGACCTGGTTCCCGTTCCCGAGGCGGGCTTGCGAGCGACGAGCCCGTTGCACGTGGTTCTGAATCCGTTCGTCAAGTGAGCATGCGTCGGCCACGCGAGCGAGGCCAATCGCCTTGATCCGGCGCCGCCATCCATCTCAAATCTTGCGGCACACGAGTTCGCCGCGGCCGATCGGCACGATCAAGGCGTCGACGCGATTGTCGCTCGTCGCACGCTCGAGCATTTCGGCGAGTTCGTCGGCGTGGCTGATCGCATTGTCGGCCACCAGCAAACCGCCGGGCACCATTCGCGGCACGACCGCCTCGTAGCAATCGCGATAGACTTCCTTCTCCGCATCCAAAAAGCAGAACGCGATGTCTTGATACTGCGGCAAATGCTCGCGGGCATCGCCTGGCGCCAGTTCGACGAGCGATTCGACTCCGGCCGCGCGGAACGTTTCTCGCGCCAGTTGCTGCTTCCCCGGCAACAGTTCGAAGGTCGTGATCCGTCGGCCAGCCGCGGCGCCGGCCAGCGAGAGCCACAAGGTCGAATACCCGCCGCTGGTGCCGATTTCGAGCACGCGGCCCGCCGGAGCGGAGGCAAGCAGAATCGCCAAGAACTGGCCGGTTTCCGGCGTGATCTGCCGCAGCCGCTGCTCGATCGGCAGCCCGGCCGCGCGATCCTTGACATCGCGCTCGACGAGAAACTGCATTCGATCGCAGATTGCTTGGGAGATGTTGTGGAACATGTGTGGAGTGTGGGTTTCAGGGGGGTGCGGAGAGAGATGATGGGCCCTGCGGCAAGCCCTATCCTATCCGATTCGCGGCGACCGCGGATGGGCCTCTTCCTTGCTAGCGCTATGGGCTCGGGCCTACGCGGTCGGTCTGCGCAAAGACGACGCCGCGGCGCTCTCGGCCAATGGCCGTCACGGCGATCGCTCCGCAGAAGATTGCCGCGGCACTTACGAACATGACATGTGAATACGGGTAGTGCCGCGCCAGCGTCGCCTGGGCCCAAGCGATCGAGGCGGCGATCAGGTTGCCGCATTGGTAGGAAAACCCGGGCAAGAATCCGCGCACTCGGTCGGGCGCGAGTTCGTTGATGTGGGCCGGGATAATTCCCCATGCCCCTTGCACCATGAATTGCATCAGAAACGCTCCGGCGATGATCCAATTCAATTCCGACGACAGCGCCCAAAGCGGAGCCGCGGCGAGCGCGCCCAGCAGAGCGACGATCATCATCCGCCGCCTGCCGAACCGGTCGGATGCCAGGCCGAAGCCGATGCCGCCGAGAATCGCCCCGAGCATCGCGACCATCACCACTTGCGCCACCACCTTCGGCTCGAGCCCGTGGAAGCGTTCCAGAAACGCCGGATACATGTCTTGCGTGCCGTGCGATGAAAAATTCATCATCGCCATCAAGGCGGTCAGGTAGACCCACAGCTTCCAATGCGACGCCAAGCCGCGGCCGAGTTGCGACCAGCTTTCCGCCTTGCTCTTCTGCCACACTTCCGATTCGCGGACGAAGAAGCGGATGAAGACCGCCAACAGGGCCGGCACTCCGCCGATGAAAAACATCGGTCGCCATCCCAGCGGCTCGCGCATGAAAAACGCCGTTGCCGCCGCCAGCAGATATCCGAAGGCATATCCCTCCTGGAGGAATCCGCTAAGCAGGCCGCGCCAGCGCGGCGACACCTTTTCCATCACCAGCGAGGCCCCGACGCCCCATTCGCCCCCCATCCCGATGCCGAACAGCGCTCGCAGGATGAGAAACGTTGTCAGATTCGGCGCGAAACCGGTCGCCACTTCCACGGCCGAGTAAAACAGCAAATTGGCCATCATCGGGATCCGCCGCCCGTAGCGATCGGCCAGCAATCCGAAGATCAGCGCCCCGACGGGCCGAAACATGAGCGTCAGCATCAGCGACGCGGAGATGTCGGCCTCGGGAACCTGGAAATCCTTCGCGATGGCTCGCAGCGACATCACGACCAGGAAGAAATCGAACGCATCGAGCGTCCAGCCAAGAAACCCGGCCACCAGGGCAAATACGGCTTCCCGCGTGGGCACACG encodes the following:
- a CDS encoding GNAT family N-acetyltransferase → MSTSLLTIPAEPSAAREAYRLEIAEHVSELNAADWDSLRDVNCAGFMDRRFVGAVEASRPGGGKCWSLLVYAGARPVAAACLSLFPADAAIVAADWSKRLTERIRRVCPNYLRFNVLFCGLPVSANQGHLVFAADADRPQVVRLIDRQMRTLAKEHRAKILIFKEFDEKTFHDSAELSALGYLGVESTAVSTLDCNFANFDGWLAAMRSRYRKEIIRNQQKFQAAGFRIEVVEPGMAAERYTDEVHRLYEAVVNRSQMKLEVLPPEFFREIARRFSEEFLLMLAYDGERIIGFVSAILTPRSPSSLFLGVDYERNAEGFIYYNLFYAYLREILDAQTERIEFGANSEDFKARLGCRQRRNYMYVAATNWLRWPLRWFAKVLFPRVKLHEPKHIFNRAPAAAKHGTDA
- the queG gene encoding tRNA epoxyqueuosine(34) reductase QueG; amino-acid sequence: MNADDPSLLSAELKSEAQRLGFALAGACPAIAPPGSERFADWLAAGYAGEMHYLVDRAAAYENPRSVLDGVRSVLMLAMVYRTSEPVSPDAGAARVSRYAWGADYHELIRDRLDSLGDFLRARCPAAKVRGVVDTAPLLESEFARMAGLGWIGKNTLLLNKQIGSWFFLAALLTDLELQYDSPHSADHCGTCRACLDACPTGAFVAPFVLDARRCLSYLTIELRGPIPAELRPGIGDWLFGCDVCQEVCPWNQHETRTRESSGEPAFQPIEGMNPVRLAELFELDDESFRRRFRHTPLWRAKRRGLLRNAAIVLGNRPHAPAIAALVRGLNDGEPLVRGACAWALRQYPEPAAAEAIARRLPIETDADVLAELGGDRKITSSLHPLPVRERAG
- a CDS encoding glutamine synthetase III; translation: MSGSTARMQAIAAVTNYKPISTPMNFSETPSGELYGANVFGLAEMAKRLPKPVFKSLKRTIERGEKLDSSAADIVAEAMKSWAIEKGATHYAHVFFPLTGLTAEKHDCFLSPDGHGGAIPEFSGKALIQGEPDASSFPSGGIRATFEARGYTAWDVTSPAYILENPNGTTLCIPTAFVSWTGEALDKKTPVLRSMQALNIQAQRILKLFGHTDGAMVSSTAGPEQEYFLIDRNFFFARPDLLTAGRTLFGAKPPKGQEFEDHYFGAIPERVLAFMLEAERELFKLGIPIKTRHNEVAPAQYEIAPVFETSNLATDHQQLVGITLRRVAEKYGMSCLLHEKPFAGVNGSGKHVNFSLGSATQGNLLDPGDTPHANMQFLVFCAAVIRAVHKFSPLLRAVVAHAGNDHRLGANEAPPAIISIFLGEQLTDIFEQIKAGGATSSKGKGMMTIGADILPPLPKDAGDRNRTSPFAFTGNRFEFRAVGSSQSIAGPLVAMNTIVAESLDYIATELEKATGGNPGKLPGAVQTLLKDIIEKHGAVVYNGDGYSEAWHQEAEKRGLPNMKTTVDALPVLGSPEVIALFEKYKVLNKREVTSRMDIYFEQYCKTVNVESKLVVEMSKTLIFPAAIRYQSELATTCAHLKAVGYSFDTDTLDKVTSLVKELQDATVALEKTMEHHGGHGVVEEAKHYCHEVLPAMAAVRKVADELEGIVADDLWPLPTYQEMLFIK
- a CDS encoding diphosphate--fructose-6-phosphate 1-phosphotransferase — translated: MNRAKNLVVAQSGGPSPVINNSLRGIVETARELTEIGTVYGARHGIEGVLKEELLDLSAQPAEEIALLRCTPAAGSIGTCRYKLKPDQTEDFERVIEVFRAHDVGYFLYIGGNDSMDTAHQMAALARQRGLELVAVGVPKTIDNDVGDSQFKLIDHTPGYGSVAKYWMHMVQNANEENAGSSPADPVLVLQAMGRRIGFIPAAARLADPEREMPLQIYLAESPCSLEQLADQVNDELRRSGRAIVVISEGFDLGSVGEVRDSFGHVAFSSSQTTVCQIVVNHLNRVGLACKGAARGNVSGTDQRHAMALASTVDLEEAYRSGQTAALLAARGESGFMATILREAGPVYGVRYDRVPLEQVAASERSFPARWIAPGGFDVADEFVRYARPLVGEDMVSLPLLGGRQRLARMQPIFARQMLPKYVPQSDRG
- a CDS encoding GNAT family N-acetyltransferase is translated as MSYTASLYQAISEVPSHEWDSLCADPVDPFMDRRLLAAVEQSMSADGKFFYVLMRDADGRPMAAAALCVFRVDGAVLAGPTLKRWAEAIRRWWPGYARLKVLFCGLPVSAGQKHLRLHPEADAALAIAALDDTMRRLARQERVWFIVAKEFERSDLAQLESLKQHGYVLADSLPMNHFAPRFSSLDEYCRALRSHYRYKIKKSLRKFDAAGLQLETLVDPQGILTLYTDDLHQLYNAVVDRAESKLEILPAEFFRQLARQLPGEVSLSVIRQNERIVAFGWGLTRGGAYRSLFIGVDYSLNAETDLYFNTMLRGIDVALQKGATDIFVGQAADDFKARIGCVQQPRFLYLKSPNRLLQAIFRRIARFVFPKPTPPQQHDLFKPEAIADAEVAANA
- a CDS encoding heavy metal-binding domain-containing protein: MIVSGLSGNELYCLAKKGLAPGAILVGNSVYSLGALRGFTSGMRTLAGGEIQSLSELISDGRHAAIRRLEEEAQTAKASGATGVTSQLTRVGGMHEFLAVGSTVHGVDAKAPFFTTACSGQDLYCQIDAGYSPRHFVIGNVAFAMGVGRGLTGALRAMAGGEVKEYSDMYNHTRHLALQRLEAEAASRGANAVVDVTTRIMSFGSGVKEMLMVGTASHNPALGAAPIPATSELTGEELWNLTQLGYAPVRLLLGSSVYSLGFSGGIKAFFSSLSRGEVTSMTRLVYEARENCLAHIHREAAELNIEAVIGVKIFINELSSGLVEVLAIGTGMRKHNGVATQSEALLPQAIIRDRDTFFDETVGATAQLARTESRGAT